In Archocentrus centrarchus isolate MPI-CPG fArcCen1 chromosome 16, fArcCen1, whole genome shotgun sequence, a single window of DNA contains:
- the LOC115794273 gene encoding V-type proton ATPase subunit C 1-A isoform X2 yields the protein MADVLEDSRDKVQENLLANGVDLVTYITRFQWDMAKYPIKQSLKNISEIISKQVTQIDNDLKTRASAYNNLKGNLQNLERKNAGSLLTRSLADIVKKEDFVLDSEYLITLLVVVPKTGYTDWQKAYETLAEMVVPRSSHLLFEDSDSGLFSVTLFRKATDDFKHKARENKFTVRDFQYNEEEMKADKEEMTRLSTDKKKQFGPLVRWLKVNFSEAFIAWIHIKALRVFVESVLRYGLPVNFQAMLLQPNKKTMKKLREVLNDLYKHLDSSAAAIIDSAMDIPGLNLSQQEYYPYVYYKIDCNLLDFKV from the exons ATGGCTGACGTGCTGGAGGACAGTCGGGACAAAGTGCAGGAGAACCTACTGGCCAACGGAG TCGATCTTGTCACCTACATTACAAGATTTCAGTGGGACATGGCAAAGTATCCCATAAAACAGTCACTTAAAAACATCTCTGAAATCATCTCAAAG caaGTAACTCAGATTGATAATGACTTGAAGACCAGAGCATCAGCATATAATAACCTGAAGGGAAACTTGCAGAACTTAGAAAGGAAGAATGC GGGGAGCCTGCTCACCAGGAGCCTGGCTGATATTGTCAAGAAGGAAGATTTTGTACTCGATTCAGAGTACCTCATCACTTTGCTGGTAGTTGTACCAAA GACAGGATACACTGACTGGCAGAAAGCGTATGAAACGCTCGCTGAGATGGTGGTTCCACGATCCTCACA TCTGCTATTTGAGGACAGTGACAGTGGGCTTTTCAGTGTCACTCTGTTCAGGAAAGCCACTGATGACTTCAAACACAAAGCTAGAGAGAACAA GTTCACAGTGAGAGACTTTCAGTACAATGAGGAGGAGATGAAGGCAGATAAAGAGGAGATGACACGGCTCTCCACAGATAAGAAGAAGCAGTTT GGCCCACTTGTCCGGTGGCTGAAAGTGAACTTCAGCGAAGCCTTCATTGCATGGATTCACATTAAAGCACTAAGGGTCTTTGTCGAATCTGTTTTAAG ATACGGGCTGCCGGTGAATTTTCAGGCCATGCTCCTGCAGCCAAACAAGAAGACCATGAAGAAGCTGAGGGAGGTGCTCAATGACTTGTACAAACATCTGGACAGCAGTGCGGCAGCTATCATTGAT tctgCGATGGACATCCCAGGCCTGAACCTGAGCCAGCAGGAGTATTACCCTTATGTCTACTACAAGATCGACTGCAACCTGCTGGATTTCAAAGTTTAA